A part of Helicoverpa zea isolate HzStark_Cry1AcR chromosome 17, ilHelZeax1.1, whole genome shotgun sequence genomic DNA contains:
- the LOC124638122 gene encoding lanC-like protein 3 homolog: MRKSFEKVSSTILRTFKNILTVDLLSTVNTTFDERRMVRFFPNPYDDHKPGNSITINKEEFINQIGEYTNNISKRLHPSRKNVDGGLYVGITGVSYMFYYLSKNTVLSENKSIYVQKSLEYLKPALEVSAGDKTSFLLGDAGTYALATVLYKELGDEHSADMLKAYKSLYTQYMNPKFLKCGGDEFFVGRAGYLAGCLWMSRELQTPVLTNEELYKLCDVIVASGRDYSMRHQSPCPLMYHYYNTEYLGAAHGISFILQMLLTVPGYLRYNKSAAHDIKSSVEYLASLQTDEGNWPCCMEEIGLSDHKLVHWCHGAPGTIYLMAKAYLVYKDQRFYDACVKAGEVVWSKGLLRKGPGICHGVGGNGYVFLLLHRLTGDKKYLHRAKMFADFMVTDEFIRDARLPDNPESLYEGSAGTVCFLADLLVPDKAEFPFQDVFSTYNF, from the coding sequence ATGCGTAAAAGTTTCGAAAAGGTTTCTTCTACGATACTCCGTACCTTTAAGAATATATTGACAGTAGATTTGCTGTCCACAGTAAATACAACTTTTGACGAAAGGAGAATGGTACGGTTCTTTCCAAACCCCTACGACGATCACAAGCCGGGTAACTCTATCACGATTAACAAAGAAGAGTTCATTAATCAGATCGGCGAATATACGAATAATATTTCTAAACGCTTACATCCTTCTCGCAAGAATGTCGATGGAGGTTTGTATGTGGGCATCACCGGCGTGTCTTACATGTTTTATTATCTTTCTAAAAACACAGTGCTCTCGGAGAATAAATCCATATATGTGCAAAAGAGCCTGGAATACTTAAAACCTGCCTTAGAAGTGTCGGCCGGCGATAAGACTTCATTTCTCTTGGGCGATGCCGGTACGTACGCGTTAGCCACAGTATTATACAAAGAGCTAGGCGACGAACACTCCGCCGATATGCTGAAGGCTTACAAATCTCTTTACACTCAGTATATGAACCCCAAGTTCTTGAAATGTGGTGGAGATGAGTTCTTTGTCGGACGCGCTGGCTATCTCGCAGGCTGCTTGTGGATGAGCAGAGAACTTCAGACACCGGTTTTGACGAATGAAGAGCTATACAAGCTCTGTGACGTAATTGTCGCCTCAGGAAGGGATTACTCAATGAGACACCAGAGCCCTTGTCCCTTGATGTACCACTATTACAATACAGAGTACCTTGGTGCAGCACATGGCATTAGCTTCATCCTGCAGATGCTCCTGACTGTTCCTGGATATTTGAGATACAACAAGTCCGCTGCTCATGACATTAAATCATCAGTAGAGTATCTGGCTTCATTGCAAACTGATGAAGGGAACTGGCCCTGTTGCATGGAGGAGATTGGGCTGAGTGACCACAAGCTGGTGCATTGGTGTCATGGTGCCCCAGGAACCATCTACCTAATGGCTAAAGCTTATTTAGTTTACAAAGATCAAAGATTTTATGATGCTTGTGTGAAGGCTGGTGAAGTGGTGTGGTCAAAGGGATTGTTACGGAAGGGCCCTGGGATTTGTCATGGAGTAGGTGGCAATGGTTATGTATTCCTTCTGCTTCATAGATTAACTGGAGACAAGAAATACCTGCATAGGGCCAAAATGTTTGCTGATTTCATGGTGACTGATGAGTTTATTAGAGATGCAAGGCTACCAGACAATCCAGAGAGTTTGTATGAAGGTTCTGCCGGTACTGTATGCTTCCTGGCAGACCTCCTAGTCCCTGATAAGGCAGAATTTCCTTTCCAAGATGTATTCTCTACTTACAATTTCTGA
- the LOC124638476 gene encoding leucine-rich repeat-containing protein 49 produces the protein MPISYNRGNVRKIAFRTRGRSAQSLDAGGPRVDPGAGGDGRLFLQIRPALPDPRAALAQRSNTTLSGNDYVHKEDSKDETINLQAVGEGKVQLSRTPQEKDRLPDRISLDRRGLSSIPHIVGEPGLRLLSLQHNLINSLTGLSPLDLGKLVFLDVYDNQIDKITSLERLFGLRVLLMGKNRIKRIEGLNNLIKLEVLDLHGNRIGKVCGLSNLSELKVLNLAGNQIKGVGQTDLQGLVSLRELNLKRNRLRKLLGFQHTPKLQKLYLGNNDLQSVEDMSSLAEAVSLVDVSLDSNPVALGGDCVPFLVSYLPNLLTLSNMHVTEQVRRAAMAWRSNKEAAHAAYCALGGAAQQEARRDQIINNARTNWELLRSENKCFVPVTTPVKNADSIDKEFSIDATTTIAQPESSALPDVVVSMQQAEAEDSDCKNNSDVNVKTNVENVPKAPMKKLQRSSTARKPSERRVNFSDRSASQDTDASHSTSTSSDLRLPPILLPIISSLENVKLSDSSEPILKRWESISSVEPVVDSSFSSLPSSSSDTEEDTKKRPIRRMPTALRRRENFSTMRSKSVCDPESRRSKSKNSDVSENASNISSSTNVGSVANSSTSGSDHNSKVLRREGSLNSKTSRNIRSATISRRNERASSANRASTARAKSVKNLNLANFKSSEPVPKSLPASKDREQGVDYLVEVCDGVVSAWGAGAVRRLSRDWDWERARTVTRAAYHYVHYNAVAQSLPELKAKFPNVSHISFRATGLQWLGQLHALAELRGVTGLTVLPEGNPINGKIWREYAVYRLAHWGLKEINDEPVTDEEIKLANRTYNGLSDIVLRAIPDAPLQPLLSRLGRSGNSASSAKAWLRAADPALRDVIAKEALQYKKGNVSQEDMSWRVRGRGQLSHAIDLACGAAQRLRALEMQWPTILVEMIEDILRDFADMDTHVKEQMKMLMDSM, from the exons ATGCCTATTTCGTATAACCGAGGAAAT gTCCGGAAGATTGCTTTTCGCACTAGAGGAAGGTCTGCGCAATCTCTTGACGCTGGTGGGCCTCGTGTTGACCCCGGTGCTGGAGGTGACGGTCGCTTATTTCTGCAAATCAGACCCGCACTACCAGATCCGAGAGCGGCACTGGCTCAGCGGTCTAACACAACGTTGTCAGG CAATGATTACGTGCACAAGGAAGATAGCAAAGATGAAACAATCAATTTACAAGCTGTGGGTGAAGGAAAAGTACAGCTTTCTAGAACACCACAAGAAAAAGATCGACTGCCTGATAGGATCAGTCTGGATAG GAGAGGACTTTCCTCCATACCACATATAGTCGGAGAGCCCGGTTTACGACTGCTGTCTTTACAACATAATCTGATTAATAGTTTGACAGGCTTGTCTCCTTTAGATTTGGGAAAACTGGTATTTCTCGACGTGTACGATAATCAAATTGACAAGATTACTTCTTTGGAAAGACTGTTTGGTTTGCGTGTACTTTTGATGGGGAAAAACAG gATTAAAAGGATCGAAGGCTTAAATAATCTGATAAAGTTAGAAGTACTTGACTTACATGGAAATAGAATAGGAAAAGTTTGCGGTTTGTCTAATTTAAGTGAACTGAAAGTGCTCAACTTAGCTGGCAATCAGATAAAGGGTGTTGGACAAACAGATCTTCAGGGTCTCGTGTCTTTAAGAGAATTGAATTTAAAACGAAATCGATTGAGAAAGCTGCTGGGATTTCAACATACACCGAAATTGCAAAAACTGTACCTTGGAAACAACGATTTACAAAG TGTCGAGGACATGTCGTCTCTAGCTGAAGCGGTATCCTTGGTGGACGTCTCTTTAGATTCAAACCCTGTTGCTTTAGGCGGAGATTGTGTCCCGTTTCTAGTCTCCTATCTACCTAATTTACTCACTTTGAGTAATATGCACGTTACTGAGCAG GTGCGTAGGGCTGCCATGGCTTGGCGGTCTAACAAAGAAGCAGCGCACGCAGCTTACTGTGCACTCGGCGGCGCCGCCCAACAAGAAGCCAGAAGAGATCAGATAATTAACAATGCTCGAACCAATTGGGAACTGCTCAG GTCAGAGAATAAATGCTTCGTTCCTGTAACTACTCCGGTCAAAAACGCAGACAGTATTGACAAAGAATTTTCTATCGATGCAACAACAACGATAGCACAGCCTGAATCATCCGCTTTACCTGATGTCGTCGTGTCTATGCAGCaagctgaggccgaagactcgGATTGTAAGAACAACAGTGATGTGAACGTCAAAACGAATGTCGAAAATGTTCCTAAAGCTCCTATGAAAAAGTTGCAAAGAAGTTCGACTGCTAGAAAACCGTCTGAGAGAAGAGTTAATTTTTCTGACAGAAGTGCATCCCAAGACACGGATGCTTCCCATTCTACATCCACGAGCAGTGATCTGAGACTACCACCTATATTACTCCCCATAATATCCTCGTTGGAAAACGTTAAGCTGTCGGATAGCTCCGAACCTATATTAAAACGTTGGGAAAGTATTTCAAGTGTTGAACCAGTTGTTGACTCTTCCTTCAGTTCACTGCCTTCGTCAAGTAGTGACACTGAAGAAGATACAAAGAAAAGACCCATCCGACGTATGCCGACTGCTTTGCGGCGGCGAGAAAACTTTAGCACAATGAGGTCAAAGTCTGTCTGTGACCCTGAAAGTCGTCGATCTAAATCCAAGAATTCCGACGTAAGCGAAAATGCTAGCAATATATCCAGCAGTACAAATGTCGGCTCTGTTGCCAATTCATCTACTTCTGGGAGCGATCATAACAGCAAAGTTTTAAGGCGAGAGGGTTCCCTCAATAGTAAAACGAGTAGAAACATACGAAGTGCAACAATATCGAGGAGAAATGAAAGAGCATCTTCAGCTAATCGAGCTTCAACAGCTAGAGCAAAATCTGTTAAGAACTTGAATTTAGCGAACTTTAAATCATCAGAACCAGTGCCGAAGTCATTGCCAGCGTCTAAAGATAGGGAACAAG GAGTTGATTATCTAGTGGAAGTGTGTGACGGAGTGGTGAGCGCATGGGGAGCTGGCGCCGTGCGGCGTCTCTCTCGTGACTGGGACTGGGAGCGAGCGCGCACCGTCACTCGAGCTGCGTACCACTACGTACATTACAATGCCGTCGCACAATCGCTACCTGAGCTTAAGGCCAA GTTCCCTAACGTTAGCCATATATCATTCCGTGCGACGGGGCTACAATGGCTTGGACAATTGCATGCCTTGGCTGAACTGCGAGGAGTTACCGGTCTAACAGTATTGCCGGAAGGTAACCCTATAAATGGGAAAATCTGGAGGGAATATGCTGTCTACAGGCTTGCTCATTGGGGGTTAAAGGAGATTAATGATGAACCG GTCACGGATGAAGAAATAAAGTTGGCAAATAGAACTTACAACGGGCTTAGTGATATAGTACTGCGAGCTATACCAGACGCACCACTGCAGCCACTTTTATCGAGACTGGGTAGAAGCGGTAACAGTGCGTCTAGTGCTAAGGCCTGGCTGAGAGCTGCTGACCCAGCGTTAAGGGACGTCATAGCAAAAGAAGCATTGCAGTATAAAAAAGGAAATGTATCGCAG GAGGACATGAGCTGGCGTGTCCGTGGTCGTGGTCAACTGTCTCACGCAATTGATTTAGCATGTGGAGCCGCCCAAAGGTTAAGAGCTCTTGAAATGCAATGGCCGACAATATTAGTCGAAATGATTGAAGACATACTGAGGGACTTTGCTGACATGGATACACACGTCAAGGAACAAATGAAAATGCTGATGGACTCGATGTGA
- the LOC124638125 gene encoding SNAPIN protein homolog produces the protein MDDTESTTTSADENTGNLCDNPTRDTLAEGLLGLLKPTVDQLDDRVRATRISQLELKQQIESLNEELQNVREALNNHPDLDPYVKKLISCKHKVTVVLNVLQASQDRLNEIRRMVSKEKSVRPAVVTEPAPQEPEQGTSGVVTDRGSIN, from the exons ATGGATGACACAGAGAGCACCACAACTTCTGCTGATGAGAACACTGGCAATTTGTGCGACAACCCGACTAGGGACACATTGGCAGAAGGTCTGCTCGGTCTTTTGAAACCTACTGTGGACCAGCTAGACGACAGAGTCAGAGCTActag GATATCCCAGTTAGAACTGAAGCAGCAGATAGAATCATTGAATGAGGAGCTGCAGAATGTGCGAGAGGCACTGAACAACCATCCTGACTTGGACCCCTACGTGAAGAAGCTAATATCTTGCAAACACAAAGTCACTGTTGTGCTGAATGTCTTGCAGGCCTCACAG GACAGACTAAATGAAATAAGGCGTATGGTCAGCAAAGAGAAGAGTGTGCGACCAGCTGTAGTGACAGAGCCAGCACCACAAGAGCCTGAGCAGGGCACCAGCGGCGTAGTGACAGACAGAGGGAGCATCAACTGA
- the LOC124638124 gene encoding methyltransferase N6AMT1 — protein METPYQNHIDKADFDHVYEPAEDSFLLIDALEKDLQYLKSKNPIFCLEVGSGSGVVITALGMAFPHTFCLSTDVNLKACAMTKQTAAYNKVNLDSCNMDLASSFTDNIFDVIIFNPPYVVTDSEECGGSDITASWAGGAKGREITDRLLNMIPKKLANNGVFYLLLIEENIPDEVVQIMNGFGFKSETVIKRKVRNEQQLVLKFYK, from the coding sequence ATGGAGACTCCCTATCAGAACCACATTGATAAGGCTGACTTTGACCATGTGTATGAGCCTGCTGAAGACAGCTTTCTACTCATAGATGCCTTAGAAAAAGACCTACAATACTTGAAAAGCAAAAACCCCATATTCTGCTTAGAAGTTGGTTCTGGCAGTGGTGTAGTTATAACAGCACTTGGTATGGCATTCCCACACACTTTCTGCTTGAGCACAGATGTCAATTTAAAAGCTTGTGCAATGACCAAGCAAACTGCTGcttataataaagttaatttggATTCATGCAACATGGACTTGGCTAGTTCCTTCactgataatatttttgatgttatCATCTTCAATCCACCGTACGTGGTGACGGACAGTGAGGAGTGTGGAGGCAGTGACATCACAGCTAGTTGGGCTGGCGGGGCTAAGGGCCGTGAGATTACTGACAGGCTACTCAACATGATACCAAAGAAACTAGCCAATAATGGAGTCTTCTACCTTCTGCTTATTGAAGAAAACATTCCAGATGAAGTTGTTCAAATTATGAACGGTTTTGGATTTAAATCTGAGACAGTTATTAAGAGGAAAGTAAGAAATGAGCAACAAttagttttaaagttttataagtAA
- the LOC124638123 gene encoding glutathione S-transferase 1-like produces MSVKLYHFPISGPSRGALLAARAVEVPIDVEIINLFRKEQFKQSFLKINPQHCVPTLDDDGFILWESRAIACYLADKYAKDDQYYPKDLKKRALVNQRLFFDSSSLYVKIRAICFPILFLGETEIKKPLKDDLNTTLGFLNQFLEESKWVAGDHPTIADTSIYASLTSILAVDWDITSFPNIVRWVEQCSSLPGASENNIGAKAFGEAVKKNLH; encoded by the exons ATGTCTGTTAAACTTTACCATTTTCCTATCAGCGGACCCTCAAGGGGCGCCTTGCTCGCAGCCAGAGCAGTTGAAGTGCCAATAGatgttgaaattattaatttatttcgaaaAGAACAgttcaaacaaagttttctgaaaataaatccTCAACACTGTGTACCCACGTTGGACGATGATGGTTTTATACTATGGGAAAGTCGAGCTATTGCTTGTTACTTAGCTGATAAATATGCGAAGG atGATCAGTACTATCCGAAGGATTTGAAAAAGCGCGCACTGGTCAACCAGAGATTGTTTTTCGACAGTTCTTCTTTGTATGTGAAGATAAGGGCTATTTgt TTCCCAATATTATTTCTAGGGGAGACAGAGATTAAGAAGCCATTAAAAGATGATTTGAACACCACTCTGGGTTTTTTGAACCAGTTCCTGGAAGAGAGTAAATGGGTAGCTGGTGATCATCCCACCATTGCAGACACTTCCATTTATGCATCACTGACTAGCATTCTA GCTGTTGACTGGGATATTACAAGTTTCCCTAATATAGTAAGATGGGTGGAACAATGCTCCTCTTTACCAGGAGCTTCAGAAAATAATATCGGAGCAAAAGCCTTTGGTGAGGCAGTCAAAAAGAACCTACACTAA
- the LOC124638126 gene encoding zinc finger protein with KRAB and SCAN domains 8-like, which produces MTAICRVCFNRDFLVNLFKKTGFLTLSTKLMSIAKIKIAPEDGLPDTICSKCVQKLDDCIEFIELCETSDVKLRALLENSCREKSLLLDSKDMIIENENFSDNETLSPKSEDKVLFIDESIDHSIQEEQANDLDNKIELDIKIENSTKTKKNRKHQCFTCGKVMSSRFRLKTHMRTHTGERPYTCHHCNKNFSLAQNLKVHLRVHTGEKPLQCTICGESFAQSAGLIVHKRKHSGILPYECKLCPRSFRTIGHLQYHTRQHTGEKNFECDTCGRAFITRSDLKKHLLTHTGARPHVCCICGVRLTRASHLKRHMQLTHNKNVYSCEHCPEEFMKKSELERHIKTHKD; this is translated from the exons ATGACCGCAATTTGTAGAGTTTGTTTCAATCGTGACTTCTTAgtaaatttattcaaaaagacAGGTTTCCTTACTTTATCCACCAAGTTAATGTCTATAGCAAAAATAAAA atagCACCAGAAGATGGCCTTCCGGATACCATATGTTCAAAATGTGTTCAAAAACTGGATGATTGTATAGAATTTATTGAACTCTGTGAAACTTCTGATGTTAAACTGAGAGCCTTACTAGAAAACAGTTGTAGGGAAAAAAGTTTATTGCTAGACAGTAAGGACATGAtcatagaaaatgaaaatttctctGATAATGAGACATTATCACCCAAAAGTGaagataaagttttatttattgatgaaaGTATAGATCATAGTATACAGGAGGAACAAGCAAATGATCTAGATAATAAAATAGAACTAGATATTAAAATAGAGAATAGTACAAAAACTAAGAAGAATCGGAAACATCAATGCTTTACTTGTGGAAAAGTTATGTCATCAAG GTTTCGCTTGAAGACTCACATGCGGACACACACGGGGGAGCGTCCGTACACTTGTCACCATTGCAATAAGAACTTCTCATTGGCACAGAATCTTAAAGTGCATCTTAGAGTACATACT GGTGAAAAGCCACTGCAGTGCACAATATGCGGTGAATCGTTTGCTCAGTCTGCTGGTTTAATTGTTCACAAGCGTAAGCACTCTGGGATATTACCATATGAGTGTAAACTGTGTCCACGCTCATTTAGAACCATTGGACATTTACAATATCATACTAG GCAACACACAGGCGAAAAGAACTTTGAGTGTGACACTTGCGGGCGAGCATTCATCACTCGTAGTGATTTAAAAAAGCACTTACTAACTCACACCGGTGCTCGGCCCCACGTCTGCTGCATCTGTGGAGTTCGTCTCACCCGTGCGTCCCACCTGAAGAGGCATATGCAATTAacacataataaaaatgtatactccTGTGAACATTGCCCAGAGGAGTTCATGAAAAAGAGCGAATTAGAAAGGCATATTAAAACTCATAAAGATTAG